One window of the Fusobacterium russii ATCC 25533 genome contains the following:
- a CDS encoding KH domain-containing protein yields MERLESLINFIIKELVDTKDKVSITYEILDSNVTFKVSVAKGEMGKIIGKNGLTAGAIRGVMQAAGVKDKLNVNVEFID; encoded by the coding sequence ATGGAAAGACTAGAAAGTTTAATAAATTTTATTATTAAAGAACTTGTGGATACTAAAGATAAAGTTAGTATAACTTATGAAATTTTAGATTCAAATGTGACATTTAAAGTATCGGTTGCAAAGGGAGAAATGGGTAAAATTATAGGAAAAAATGGTCTTACTGCCGGAGCAATAAGAGGAGTTATGCAGGCAGCAGGAGTAAAAGATAAATTAAATGTAAATGTTGAATTTATAGACTAA
- the rsmA gene encoding 16S rRNA (adenine(1518)-N(6)/adenine(1519)-N(6))-dimethyltransferase RsmA produces the protein MSFNYKKKYGQNFLNEEFEVLNKIIKLSNITDEDSILEIGPGQGALTSLLVDRVKNIVCVEVDKELENILNKKFSSKRNFKLIMGDILEVDLRKHLSSKTKVVANIPYYITSPIINKIIEHRDLIDEAYIMVQKEVGERICAKSGKERSVLTLAVEYYGEASYLFTIPREHFKPIPNVDSAFIKIKLYKENHYQNKIDENLFFKYIKAAFSNKRKNIVNNFSTLGYSKDFIKNILKEVGISENERAENIKIDDFIRLIELFEKNEI, from the coding sequence ATGTCATTTAATTATAAAAAAAAATATGGACAAAACTTTTTAAATGAAGAATTTGAAGTTTTGAATAAAATAATAAAGCTCTCAAATATCACAGATGAAGATAGTATTTTGGAAATAGGTCCGGGTCAAGGTGCTTTAACCTCTTTACTTGTAGATAGAGTGAAAAATATAGTCTGTGTTGAGGTTGATAAAGAACTAGAGAATATATTAAATAAAAAATTTTCCAGCAAAAGAAATTTCAAATTGATAATGGGAGATATTTTAGAAGTAGATTTAAGAAAGCATTTATCTTCTAAGACTAAAGTTGTTGCAAATATTCCTTACTATATAACTTCTCCAATTATTAATAAGATAATAGAACACAGAGATTTAATCGATGAAGCATATATAATGGTGCAGAAAGAAGTTGGAGAAAGGATTTGTGCAAAGTCTGGGAAAGAAAGGTCAGTTTTAACTTTAGCTGTAGAATATTATGGAGAGGCGAGTTATTTATTTACTATACCAAGAGAACATTTTAAACCAATACCTAATGTAGATTCAGCATTTATAAAGATAAAATTATATAAGGAAAATCATTATCAAAATAAAATAGATGAAAATTTATTTTTTAAATATATAAAAGCAGCCTTTTCAAATAAAAGAAAAAATATAGTGAATAATTTCTCTACATTAGGGTATTCAAAGGATTTTATAAAGAATATTTTAAAAGAAGTAGGGATTTCTGAAAACGAGAGAGCTGAAAATATAAAAATAGATGACTTCATAAGATTGATAGAACTTTTTGAAAAGAATGAGATATAG
- a CDS encoding TetR/AcrR family transcriptional regulator has product MEKENKKELILYTFKQSILENGYTKVSINSLTSQCNISKGSFYTYFSSKDEILSIVIDEYEGLLKRKMDECTNFSKNLNDFLDKYIKYRLTLKDEELELELILANLLKNLEILSSRNMDRIYNLPDIHIDTLKKNLNKYTDFKENEVFTYAKMIEGIRANFLIDDTFEVVNGIFKIKSLSEVKKLLSSKAMKENRDFVLKNIKKMLNQ; this is encoded by the coding sequence ATGGAGAAGGAAAATAAAAAAGAACTAATTCTATATACGTTTAAGCAAAGTATTCTTGAAAACGGCTATACAAAAGTATCAATAAATTCTTTAACTTCACAATGCAATATTTCAAAGGGCAGTTTCTATACATATTTTTCATCAAAAGATGAAATACTTTCCATAGTTATTGATGAGTATGAAGGCTTACTGAAAAGAAAAATGGATGAGTGTACAAACTTTTCTAAAAATTTAAATGATTTTTTGGATAAGTATATAAAATATAGATTAACTCTTAAAGACGAAGAACTTGAACTTGAACTTATTCTTGCCAACTTGCTAAAAAATCTGGAAATTTTGAGTAGTAGAAACATGGATAGAATTTATAATTTGCCGGATATTCATATAGATACATTGAAGAAAAATTTAAATAAGTACACTGATTTTAAAGAAAATGAAGTTTTTACTTATGCAAAAATGATAGAAGGAATAAGGGCAAATTTTTTAATAGATGATACTTTTGAAGTGGTAAATGGGATTTTTAAAATTAAAAGCTTATCAGAGGTTAAAAAACTCCTAAGTTCAAAAGCAATGAAAGAAAATAGGGACTTCGTCTTAAAAAATATTAAAAAAATGTTAAATCAATAG
- a CDS encoding DUF4911 domain-containing protein encodes MNKSYEFIIESRREDIDFINKIIEAYEGAGVVRTLDPIKGIISVISTDDFKDFMRDILVDLGKKWVKLEIIEEGIWKGKL; translated from the coding sequence ATGAATAAAAGTTATGAATTTATAATTGAAAGTAGAAGAGAGGATATAGATTTTATAAACAAGATTATAGAGGCTTATGAGGGAGCAGGTGTGGTCCGAACCTTAGATCCTATAAAGGGGATAATAAGTGTTATATCTACAGATGATTTTAAAGACTTTATGAGAGATATATTAGTAGATTTAGGTAAAAAGTGGGTAAAATTAGAAATTATAGAAGAAGGAATCTGGAAAGGAAAATTATAG
- the hpt gene encoding hypoxanthine phosphoribosyltransferase yields the protein MNYRIETLISRAEVEKRIKELAKKIESEYKNKDLICVGLLKGSVMFLSDLIKEIDLPLQIDFMNVSSYGDETTTSGNVKILKDTDLDVNGKNVLIIEDIIDTGITLEYVLAMFRAKGVSSVKVCTLLSKPERRKVKVFVDYIGFEIPDKFVVGYGLDYTQKYRNLPYIGAVVFEEN from the coding sequence ATGAATTACAGGATAGAAACACTGATTTCAAGAGCAGAAGTTGAAAAGAGAATAAAAGAACTTGCAAAAAAAATCGAAAGTGAATATAAAAATAAAGATTTGATTTGTGTTGGTCTTTTAAAAGGGTCAGTAATGTTTTTAAGTGATTTAATAAAGGAAATTGATTTACCACTTCAAATAGATTTTATGAATGTTTCTAGTTATGGAGATGAAACTACAACAAGTGGAAATGTAAAAATTTTAAAAGATACAGATTTAGATGTCAATGGAAAAAATGTATTGATAATTGAAGATATTATTGACACTGGAATTACACTTGAATATGTTTTAGCAATGTTTAGAGCAAAGGGAGTTTCTAGTGTAAAAGTTTGTACACTTTTAAGCAAGCCAGAGAGAAGAAAAGTAAAAGTTTTTGTTGATTATATAGGTTTTGAAATTCCTGACAAGTTCGTTGTAGGTTATGGGCTTGATTATACACAGAAATATAGAAACTTACCTTATATAGGTGCAGTAGTTTTTGAAGAAAATTAA
- the rimM gene encoding ribosome maturation factor RimM (Essential for efficient processing of 16S rRNA) has translation MELLVAGKILGTHHLKGEVKVLSYIENIELLQGNKIVLELENSQTKLFTVRKIESFVANKWIFSFEEIKNKQDATEIRNALIKVRRDLVGMTEDEYLMSDLIGLKVYDIKNNEYLGDITEIFETAAHDIYVIDTEEYEIMIPDVDVFIKKIDYQNKKMEVDLIEGMKEMKKKNKEKRD, from the coding sequence ATGGAGCTTTTAGTTGCTGGGAAGATATTGGGAACTCATCATTTAAAAGGTGAGGTAAAGGTACTTTCTTATATTGAAAACATAGAACTTCTACAGGGAAATAAAATAGTTTTGGAATTAGAAAATTCGCAGACTAAACTTTTTACTGTAAGAAAAATAGAATCTTTTGTTGCGAATAAATGGATTTTTTCTTTTGAAGAAATAAAAAATAAGCAAGATGCCACGGAGATAAGAAATGCACTTATCAAGGTTAGAAGGGATTTAGTTGGAATGACAGAAGATGAATACCTTATGAGTGATTTGATAGGTCTGAAAGTTTATGATATAAAAAATAATGAATATTTAGGAGATATAACAGAGATTTTTGAAACGGCAGCTCATGATATTTATGTAATAGACACTGAAGAATATGAAATTATGATACCTGATGTGGATGTATTCATAAAAAAAATTGACTACCAAAATAAAAAAATGGAAGTTGATTTAATTGAAGGTATGAAAGAAATGAAGAAAAAGAATAAGGAGAAAAGAGATTAA